Proteins encoded in a region of the Pseudomonas shahriarae genome:
- a CDS encoding S66 peptidase family protein yields MTNPLATAVPALRAEGVIGLIAPAGPAALDVEKAGQWMRARGYELRIFSGVYERDGYLAGSDKVRLRDLHAAFADPEIDAIFCLRGGYGTPRLLDSVDFELLAANPKPFVGYSDITALHLAISRYAGFVTFHGPMLNADLLGDKQQPTESSLFSLLRGQLGAGSVLAHPVAYPLTTIEPGIACGRLLGGNLSMIAAVMGTPFELDAEGIILFIEDVNEPIYRIDRLLTHLRLAGKLAQVRGVLVGDVAGVDNVALERLLKQTFQPFCIPVLSGWRSGHCDPNLTLPMGALVRLDAGEQRLVLEQDVVSRL; encoded by the coding sequence ATGACTAACCCGCTTGCCACCGCCGTACCCGCCCTGCGCGCCGAAGGTGTGATCGGCCTCATTGCCCCCGCTGGCCCCGCCGCGCTGGATGTTGAAAAGGCCGGGCAATGGATGCGCGCCCGTGGCTACGAGCTGCGGATTTTCTCGGGGGTGTATGAGCGCGATGGCTATCTGGCCGGCAGCGATAAAGTACGCCTGCGCGACCTGCACGCTGCCTTCGCCGACCCCGAGATCGACGCCATCTTCTGTCTGCGCGGTGGCTACGGCACCCCACGCTTGCTCGATAGCGTGGATTTCGAGCTGCTGGCAGCCAATCCCAAGCCCTTCGTCGGCTACAGCGATATCACCGCGCTGCACTTGGCGATCAGCCGCTACGCCGGCTTCGTGACCTTCCACGGCCCGATGCTCAATGCCGACCTGCTCGGTGACAAGCAACAGCCCACTGAGTCATCACTGTTCAGCCTGCTGCGCGGCCAGCTGGGCGCTGGCAGTGTGCTGGCGCACCCAGTGGCGTACCCGCTGACCACCATTGAGCCTGGCATCGCCTGTGGGCGCTTGCTGGGGGGCAACCTGTCGATGATCGCGGCGGTGATGGGCACGCCCTTCGAGCTTGATGCCGAGGGCATCATCCTGTTTATCGAGGACGTCAACGAGCCAATCTATCGCATCGACCGCCTGCTGACGCACTTGCGCCTGGCGGGCAAGCTGGCGCAGGTGCGCGGTGTGCTGGTGGGGGATGTGGCGGGAGTGGATAACGTCGCGCTGGAGCGGCTGTTGAAACAGACCTTCCAACCGTTCTGTATTCCGGTCCTGTCCGGCTGGCGCAGCGGCCATTGCGACCCCAATCTGACCTTGCCGATGGGCGCCTTGGTGCGCCTGGATGCGGGGGAACAGCGGCTGGTGCTGGAGCAGGATGTGGTGTCTAGGCTCTGA
- the lipA gene encoding lipoyl synthase, whose amino-acid sequence MIPTLDITERPAPAPRAKVEAGVKLRGAEKVARIPVKIIPTTELPKKPDWIRVRIPVSPEVDRIKALLRKHKLHSVCEEASCPNLGECFSGGTATFMIMGDICTRRCPFCDVGHGRPKPLDVNEPESLAIAIADLKLKYVVITSVDRDDLRDGGAQHFADCIREIRKLSPNVMLETLVPDYRGRMDVALEITAAEPPDVFNHNLETVPRLYKAARPGSDYQWSLTLLQKFKQMMPHIPTKSGLMLGLGETDEEVIEVMKRMREHDIDMLTLGQYLQPSRSHLPVQRFVHPDTFAWFAEEGYKMGFKNVASGPLVRSSYHADEQAKLVKASLVS is encoded by the coding sequence ATGATCCCGACGCTGGACATTACCGAGCGTCCGGCCCCGGCTCCGCGTGCCAAGGTGGAAGCCGGCGTCAAGCTGCGCGGCGCCGAGAAGGTTGCACGCATCCCGGTGAAGATCATTCCGACCACCGAACTGCCGAAAAAGCCCGACTGGATCCGCGTGCGCATCCCGGTCTCGCCGGAAGTCGACCGTATCAAGGCGCTGCTGCGTAAGCACAAGCTGCACAGTGTGTGCGAAGAGGCCTCCTGCCCGAACCTGGGCGAGTGCTTCTCCGGCGGCACCGCGACCTTCATGATCATGGGTGACATCTGCACCCGTCGTTGCCCGTTCTGCGACGTTGGCCATGGCCGGCCGAAGCCACTGGACGTCAACGAGCCGGAAAGCCTGGCCATCGCCATCGCCGACCTGAAACTCAAGTACGTGGTGATCACCTCGGTAGACCGCGATGACCTGCGCGACGGCGGTGCCCAGCACTTTGCCGACTGCATCCGCGAAATCCGCAAACTGTCGCCGAACGTGATGCTCGAGACCCTGGTCCCGGACTACCGTGGCCGTATGGACGTCGCCCTGGAAATTACCGCCGCCGAGCCGCCAGATGTGTTCAACCACAACCTGGAAACCGTTCCGCGCCTGTACAAGGCTGCGCGTCCGGGTTCGGACTACCAGTGGTCGCTGACCCTGCTGCAGAAATTCAAGCAGATGATGCCGCACATCCCGACCAAGTCCGGGCTGATGCTGGGCCTGGGCGAAACCGACGAAGAAGTCATCGAAGTCATGAAGCGCATGCGCGAACACGACATCGACATGCTGACCCTCGGCCAGTACCTGCAACCATCGCGCAGCCACTTGCCGGTGCAGCGTTTTGTGCACCCGGACACCTTTGCCTGGTTTGCCGAAGAAGGCTACAAGATGGGCTTCAAGAACGTCGCGTCGGGCCCGCTGGTACGTTCGTCGTACCACGCCGACGAACAGGCCAAGCTGGTCAAGGCTAGCCTGGTTTCCTAA
- the lipB gene encoding lipoyl(octanoyl) transferase LipB: MSQVLGFRELGQMAYEPVWHAMQRFTNERGSSAPDEIWLVEHPPVFTQGQAGKAEHLLLPGDIPVVQVDRGGQVTYHGPGQLVAYLLLDVRKLGYGVRELVSRMENCLIELLASYGVTAVAKPDAPGVYVDGAKIASLGLRIRHGCSFHGLALNVDMDLAPFRRINPCGYAGLAMTQLSDHATPLEFAEVSARLRAQLVKHLDYAEQTTLTGGID; encoded by the coding sequence ATGTCGCAGGTCCTGGGCTTTCGCGAGCTCGGCCAGATGGCGTACGAGCCGGTCTGGCACGCCATGCAGCGCTTTACCAATGAGCGCGGCAGCTCGGCTCCCGACGAAATCTGGCTGGTGGAACACCCGCCGGTATTCACCCAGGGCCAGGCTGGCAAGGCTGAGCATCTACTACTTCCGGGTGATATTCCGGTGGTGCAGGTCGACCGAGGTGGTCAAGTGACTTACCATGGGCCCGGACAACTGGTGGCTTATTTGCTGCTGGATGTGCGCAAGCTGGGTTACGGCGTGCGTGAGCTGGTCAGTCGCATGGAAAACTGCCTGATCGAGCTGCTGGCCAGTTATGGTGTGACTGCCGTGGCCAAGCCCGATGCTCCAGGTGTGTATGTCGACGGCGCGAAAATCGCCTCCCTGGGCCTGCGCATCCGCCATGGCTGTTCCTTTCATGGCCTGGCCCTGAACGTGGACATGGACCTGGCGCCGTTTCGCCGGATCAATCCCTGTGGTTACGCCGGTTTGGCCATGACCCAGTTGAGTGATCACGCAACACCCCTAGAATTTGCCGAGGTAAGTGCCCGGCTGCGCGCGCAGCTCGTCAAACACCTCGACTATGCTGAGCAGACGACCCTGACGGGCGGAATCGACTGA
- a CDS encoding DUF493 domain-containing protein, with amino-acid sequence MTDKEVKAPKIEFPVTDYPVKVISDTGVGNKDKILEIMRKHATINDNRVDERLSTNGKYTTIQLHIVATGQDQLYDINSELRATGFVHMVL; translated from the coding sequence ATGACCGATAAAGAAGTAAAGGCGCCAAAGATCGAATTCCCGGTGACGGACTATCCCGTCAAGGTGATCAGCGATACCGGTGTGGGCAACAAAGACAAGATCCTCGAGATCATGCGTAAACACGCAACGATCAACGACAACCGTGTGGATGAGCGCTTGAGCACCAACGGTAAGTACACCACGATCCAGTTGCACATCGTTGCGACCGGTCAAGACCAGCTTTACGACATCAACAGCGAACTGCGAGCCACCGGTTTCGTACATATGGTGTTGTGA
- a CDS encoding D-alanyl-D-alanine carboxypeptidase family protein — MNITTLAKRLCLLVPLIIAPAAWAVEMMPAPPQLAAKSYVLMDAASGNVLVENNGDQRLPPASLTKLMTAYIATLEIRRGQIGENDPVTVSENAWRTGGSRMFIKVGSQVSVSDLLHGIIIQSGNDASVALAEHIAGSEDAFADMMNKTVTDLGMTNSHFMNPTGLPNPDHYSSAHDMAILARAIIRVDPVHYAIYSQKEFFWNNIKQPNRNLLLWRDKTVDGLKTGHTDEAGYCMVSSAVRDGQRLIAVVFGTNSEQARAAETQKLLTYGFRFFETQTFYQKGAELAQAPVWKGTERQVKAGLADDLTLTMPKGQLKKLAASMTMNPQLTAPIAKGDVIGKVEVKLDDKVVHSADLIALDAVEEGGIFRRVWDSIRLFFYGLFN, encoded by the coding sequence ATGAACATCACCACCTTAGCCAAACGCCTGTGCCTGCTTGTCCCGCTGATCATTGCGCCCGCTGCCTGGGCCGTCGAAATGATGCCAGCACCACCGCAACTGGCTGCCAAGTCCTACGTGCTCATGGATGCCGCCAGCGGCAACGTGCTGGTCGAAAACAACGGTGACCAGCGCCTGCCGCCGGCCAGCCTGACCAAGCTGATGACCGCCTATATCGCGACCCTGGAAATCCGTCGCGGCCAGATCGGTGAAAACGATCCGGTGACCGTCAGCGAAAACGCCTGGCGCACCGGCGGTTCGCGGATGTTCATCAAGGTCGGCTCCCAGGTCTCCGTCAGCGACCTGCTGCACGGCATCATCATCCAGTCCGGTAACGACGCCAGCGTCGCCCTGGCCGAACACATTGCCGGCAGCGAAGATGCATTTGCCGACATGATGAACAAAACCGTGACTGACCTGGGCATGACCAACAGTCACTTCATGAACCCGACCGGCCTGCCAAACCCAGACCACTACTCGTCGGCCCATGACATGGCGATCCTGGCGCGCGCGATCATTCGTGTCGACCCGGTGCACTACGCCATCTACTCCCAGAAAGAGTTCTTCTGGAACAACATCAAGCAGCCTAACCGCAACCTGTTGCTGTGGCGCGACAAGACCGTCGACGGCCTGAAAACCGGGCATACCGACGAAGCCGGCTACTGCATGGTGTCCTCGGCTGTGCGTGACGGCCAACGTCTGATCGCCGTGGTGTTCGGCACCAACAGCGAACAGGCCCGTGCGGCGGAAACCCAGAAGCTGCTGACCTATGGCTTCCGTTTCTTCGAAACCCAGACCTTCTACCAGAAGGGTGCCGAACTGGCCCAGGCTCCTGTGTGGAAAGGCACCGAGCGTCAAGTCAAGGCCGGCCTGGCTGACGACCTGACCCTGACCATGCCTAAAGGCCAGCTGAAGAAACTGGCTGCCAGCATGACCATGAACCCACAACTGACCGCGCCAATCGCCAAGGGCGATGTGATCGGTAAAGTCGAAGTGAAGCTGGACGACAAAGTCGTACACAGCGCCGATCTGATCGCGCTCGACGCCGTTGAGGAAGGTGGTATCTTCCGCCGCGTGTGGGATAGCATCCGTCTATTCTTCTACGGCTTGTTCAACTGA